The following coding sequences lie in one Synechococcus sp. PCC 7336 genomic window:
- a CDS encoding long-chain acyl-[acyl-carrier-protein] reductase, giving the protein MFGLIGHLTDLPNAQRVAALLGYPEYADSDIDFWCMAPPLVVDDITVTSITGQKIHGQYVESCFLPEMLAMRKFKAASRKILNAMALAQKRNLTITALGGFSSIIFENFKLESLKRVRNIELELRRFTTGNTHTAYIICKQAIAAAKQHGLTLADASIAVVGATGDIGSGVCRWLNARTDVGKLLLVARDRTRLDNLKDSLGRGEICTLAEALPKADIIVWVASMSKGMSIDVQELRHPCIIIDGGYPKNLSSIVCREDAIVIDGGMVEHSLDIEWNIMNFLQVANPTRQLFACFAESMLLEFEGLHTNFSWGRNHITADKIDEIGRISRKHGFRALMPSV; this is encoded by the coding sequence ATGTTCGGTTTGATCGGCCACCTTACAGATCTCCCTAACGCGCAGCGCGTTGCAGCACTGCTCGGCTATCCAGAATATGCGGATAGCGACATTGATTTTTGGTGCATGGCTCCGCCACTGGTGGTGGATGACATTACGGTGACTAGCATTACCGGCCAAAAGATTCACGGCCAATATGTCGAATCTTGCTTTTTGCCCGAAATGTTGGCAATGCGCAAGTTTAAGGCTGCCAGCCGCAAAATCCTCAATGCGATGGCCCTCGCCCAAAAACGCAATCTGACCATTACAGCGTTAGGGGGGTTCAGCAGCATTATTTTTGAAAATTTCAAGCTCGAAAGCCTCAAGCGCGTCCGCAACATCGAGCTAGAATTGCGTCGTTTCACCACGGGCAATACACATACGGCCTATATCATCTGCAAGCAGGCGATCGCGGCTGCCAAACAGCATGGCTTGACATTGGCCGATGCCAGCATTGCGGTGGTGGGTGCCACGGGGGATATTGGCAGTGGCGTGTGCCGCTGGCTCAATGCCCGAACCGATGTTGGCAAGTTGCTGCTCGTCGCTCGCGATCGCACCCGTCTCGACAATCTAAAAGACTCTTTAGGTCGCGGCGAGATTTGCACGTTGGCCGAAGCTCTACCCAAAGCAGACATCATCGTTTGGGTGGCCAGCATGAGCAAGGGCATGTCCATCGACGTGCAGGAGCTGCGCCATCCCTGCATCATCATCGATGGCGGCTATCCCAAGAACCTGTCTTCGATCGTTTGTCGGGAAGACGCGATCGTGATTGACGGCGGCATGGTGGAACATTCCCTCGACATCGAATGGAATATCATGAATTTCTTACAGGTAGCTAACCCCACCCGCCAGCTATTTGCTTGTTTTGCCGAGTCCATGCTGCTGGAATTTGAAGGGCTGCACACTAACTTCAGTTGGGGGCGCAATCATATTACTGCAGACAAGATTGACGAAATTGGCCGGATTTCCCGCAAGCATGGGTTTAGGGCTCTGATGCCATCCGTCTAA
- the rnc gene encoding ribonuclease III, translated as MSSLAPARQQKLSQFLARCGLGDRRDIDWQLLDLALLHPSLSTATNNDRLEFLGDAVLRLAIGHFLYRRYPQLPVGTLSLLRSNLLGNSFFAQLADRFDIEPVLAVGGSARNDPKGRNKRLADAFEAVVGALYLSWQSHTPDTWFQELQTWLEPHLQHRATAVLADLQRHNAKTALQEFTQQHWGELPRYVPFEPEGDRDAPFAVRVWVRQDCWGIGQGRSKKAAETAAAVDALERLSELPRPVPLHFADSAD; from the coding sequence ATGTCTTCTCTTGCGCCCGCTCGACAGCAAAAACTCTCGCAGTTTCTTGCCCGTTGCGGATTGGGCGATCGCCGCGATATCGATTGGCAGCTACTCGATTTAGCCCTCCTCCATCCTTCCCTCAGTACCGCTACCAACAACGATCGCCTGGAGTTTTTAGGCGATGCTGTCTTGCGCTTGGCGATCGGTCATTTCCTCTACCGCCGCTATCCCCAATTGCCAGTGGGAACCTTATCTCTGCTGCGCTCTAACTTGCTCGGCAACAGCTTTTTTGCCCAGTTGGCCGACCGCTTCGATATCGAGCCGGTCTTAGCGGTAGGAGGCAGTGCTCGCAACGATCCCAAAGGACGCAACAAACGGCTGGCAGATGCCTTTGAAGCGGTTGTCGGTGCCCTCTATCTCAGTTGGCAAAGCCACACCCCCGACACCTGGTTCCAGGAACTCCAAACTTGGTTGGAGCCCCACCTCCAACACAGAGCCACCGCAGTCTTGGCAGATTTACAACGACACAATGCCAAAACCGCATTGCAGGAGTTTACTCAACAGCATTGGGGCGAATTGCCCCGTTACGTTCCGTTCGAGCCAGAGGGCGATCGCGATGCCCCCTTTGCGGTTCGAGTGTGGGTCCGGCAGGATTGCTGGGGCATCGGACAGGGGCGATCGAAAAAAGCAGCTGAGACTGCCGCTGCCGTCGATGCCTTGGAACGTCTCAGCGAACTTCCCCGTCCCGTCCCTTTGCACTTCGCAGACTCCGCAGACTGA
- a CDS encoding HD-GYP domain-containing protein: MFALSRDDSREVGCILVADDRPFNRMAARDLLESVGHTVIEACDGREALEVVQEAQPDLVLLDVMMPSLDGFEVCRKLKARDNTRLIPVVLVTALNNRNSRVRGIEAGADDFLSKPYDRVELLARVRSLIRQKRLNDDLDNAAQVLIAIAQAVESRDPTTGNHCKRLAKLGQDFGTFLGLSQAELKALSWAGYLHDIGKIGIPDDILGKPGKHTPEEWAAMQSHVEIGERICSPLRTMKDVLPIIRHHHERWDGTGYPDNLVGEKIPLLARVFQMVDIYDALVSQRPYKKAFSVEKAIAILQEEAERGWRDPQLVQQFRQFLIDRGQLEPTAPAETVREAVPH; the protein is encoded by the coding sequence ATGTTTGCCCTTTCTCGAGACGATAGTAGAGAGGTTGGCTGCATATTAGTGGCAGACGATCGCCCCTTCAATCGCATGGCAGCCCGCGATCTGCTCGAATCCGTCGGCCACACTGTTATCGAAGCCTGCGACGGTCGCGAGGCACTGGAGGTCGTGCAGGAAGCACAACCCGATTTAGTGTTGCTCGATGTGATGATGCCCTCCCTCGATGGCTTTGAAGTCTGCCGCAAACTCAAAGCTCGAGACAATACCCGTTTGATCCCGGTGGTTCTCGTTACGGCACTCAACAATCGCAACAGCCGCGTTCGAGGGATTGAAGCAGGGGCTGACGATTTTCTCTCGAAACCCTACGATCGGGTCGAATTACTCGCAAGGGTGCGATCGCTGATTCGGCAAAAACGTCTCAACGACGATCTCGATAATGCGGCTCAAGTCCTGATTGCGATCGCTCAAGCAGTGGAAAGCCGCGACCCTACCACGGGCAACCACTGCAAGCGTCTAGCCAAGTTGGGGCAAGACTTCGGTACCTTCCTCGGTCTCTCTCAAGCGGAGCTTAAAGCCCTATCTTGGGCGGGCTACCTGCACGACATTGGCAAGATTGGCATCCCCGACGACATTTTAGGCAAGCCGGGCAAGCACACCCCAGAAGAATGGGCTGCCATGCAATCTCATGTCGAGATTGGCGAGCGCATCTGCAGTCCACTGCGCACCATGAAAGATGTCTTGCCCATTATTCGCCACCACCACGAACGCTGGGATGGCACGGGCTATCCCGACAATCTGGTGGGAGAGAAGATTCCCCTGCTGGCACGCGTCTTCCAAATGGTAGACATCTACGATGCGTTAGTCTCTCAACGCCCTTACAAAAAGGCTTTCTCAGTTGAAAAAGCCATCGCAATTCTGCAAGAAGAAGCCGAGCGCGGCTGGCGAGATCCGCAGTTAGTGCAGCAGTTTCGACAGTTTTTAATCGATCGAGGCCAGCTCGAACCGACTGCGCCCGCAGAAACAGTCCGAGAGGCAGTTCCTCATTAG
- a CDS encoding EVE domain-containing protein, with protein sequence MSVQYWLMKSEPDEYSIDDLQAEKVAYWDGVRNYQARNFMRDRMQEGDEVLFYHSNTKPPGVAGIARVCRTGYPDFTAWDRSDKHYDPKSDPDNPTWYMVDVEFVEKFPHFVSLAQLKAQPSLAEMKVVQRGVRLSVQPVEPEHFERVKQLGRRVEG encoded by the coding sequence ATGTCCGTGCAGTATTGGTTGATGAAAAGCGAGCCTGACGAATACTCGATCGACGACCTGCAAGCGGAGAAGGTGGCCTATTGGGACGGCGTGCGCAATTATCAGGCTCGTAATTTTATGCGCGATCGCATGCAGGAGGGGGACGAAGTCTTGTTCTATCACTCCAATACCAAGCCGCCGGGAGTAGCGGGCATTGCCCGAGTTTGCCGCACCGGCTATCCCGATTTCACCGCTTGGGACCGCTCCGACAAACATTACGATCCCAAATCCGATCCCGACAACCCCACCTGGTACATGGTGGATGTGGAGTTTGTGGAAAAATTTCCCCACTTTGTCTCTCTGGCCCAATTGAAAGCGCAGCCTAGCTTAGCCGAAATGAAGGTCGTCCAGCGGGGGGTACGCCTGTCCGTTCAGCCCGTCGAGCCCGAGCATTTCGAAAGGGTGAAGCAGCTCGGTCGGCGAGTGGAAGGCTAG
- a CDS encoding aldehyde oxygenase (deformylating), whose amino-acid sequence MAQLQQTAAPTAAVTAELELLPSLDYQSEGYKDAYSRINAMVIEGELEANRNYLKLAELLPDEASELQKLAKMELRHMKGFQACGRNLDVTPDKAFAVEYFSQLRQNFEIAAAAGDVVTCLVIQALLIECFAIAAYNIYIPVADDFARKITEGVIADEYLHLNFGQVWLQAHFDDPDVKARVERANAENLPIVWSMFTQVTSDADALGMDPDAIIEDFMIAYGEALGEIGFSNRETMKLAAQGLKAA is encoded by the coding sequence ATGGCCCAACTGCAACAAACGGCAGCACCGACAGCTGCGGTAACTGCCGAATTAGAATTGCTCCCCAGCTTGGATTACCAGAGTGAAGGCTACAAAGACGCTTACTCTCGCATCAATGCCATGGTGATTGAAGGCGAACTGGAAGCCAATCGCAACTACCTCAAGTTGGCAGAGCTCTTGCCAGACGAGGCCAGCGAACTGCAGAAATTGGCCAAGATGGAACTGCGACACATGAAGGGGTTTCAAGCTTGCGGCCGCAACCTGGATGTTACCCCCGATAAAGCGTTTGCCGTGGAGTACTTCTCCCAACTGCGACAGAATTTCGAGATAGCTGCTGCCGCAGGCGATGTCGTGACCTGCCTGGTGATTCAGGCACTGCTGATCGAATGCTTTGCGATCGCTGCCTATAACATCTACATTCCCGTTGCAGACGACTTCGCGCGCAAGATCACTGAAGGTGTGATCGCAGACGAGTACTTGCACCTCAATTTCGGCCAGGTCTGGCTCCAGGCTCACTTCGACGATCCCGACGTGAAAGCTCGGGTGGAGCGTGCCAACGCCGAGAACTTACCGATTGTTTGGTCGATGTTTACTCAAGTCACTAGCGATGCTGATGCCCTCGGCATGGACCCCGACGCCATCATTGAGGACTTCATGATTGCCTACGGCGAGGCACTGGGGGAAATTGGCTTTAGCAACCGCGAGACCATGAAACTGGCTGCCCAAGGGTTGAAGGCTGCCTAG
- a CDS encoding glycosyltransferase: MTNTQPARTHLDLSQWAVVAHKDDTGFGRQAEDIRSILGVGYHLAIPSERLADKPLVSPNEIRLSPRDSEARLRELLQGRQGIVFFERPNWHPSLLPIARELGVKTVCVPNWEWFRGKLAVWQDCDLFVCPTRYTLKVVRNYGWRNAVYLPWLVDLDRFPTRSISGPARLFIHNAGFVDRDDRKGTREAIEAFKRAKHPDIRLLVRMQNQVELPQLDDRIEVCSGNLDDPSDLYASGDVAIQPSKMEGIGFMAIEAVCSGIPTLTIDYPPMNEFVRQPQLLARTRWFKRKAFASQWVKQAHLKLPRIDDLALRVDWCASHDLGEISRANRAFAEATFGRDLQIQRWSELLNALCGDRLEAYLATLPALPE, from the coding sequence ATGACTAATACCCAGCCCGCCCGCACCCATCTGGATTTGTCCCAATGGGCGGTGGTGGCCCACAAAGACGACACGGGCTTTGGCCGACAAGCGGAAGATATCCGCAGCATTTTGGGAGTCGGGTATCATCTGGCGATTCCATCCGAGCGCTTGGCGGATAAACCTCTAGTGAGTCCGAACGAAATTCGCCTCTCGCCTCGGGACTCTGAGGCTCGCCTGCGGGAGTTGCTGCAGGGACGACAGGGAATTGTCTTTTTCGAGCGACCCAACTGGCACCCTTCTTTGCTGCCAATTGCCCGGGAATTGGGGGTAAAAACGGTCTGCGTGCCTAATTGGGAATGGTTTCGCGGCAAGCTGGCAGTCTGGCAAGATTGCGATTTGTTTGTCTGCCCCACCCGCTACACCCTGAAGGTAGTGCGCAATTACGGCTGGAGGAATGCTGTTTATTTACCCTGGCTAGTAGATTTAGACCGCTTTCCGACCCGCTCGATCTCCGGTCCGGCCCGTTTGTTTATCCACAATGCAGGATTTGTCGATCGCGACGATCGCAAAGGCACCCGAGAGGCGATCGAAGCCTTCAAGCGGGCTAAGCATCCCGATATTCGTCTACTGGTGCGGATGCAAAACCAGGTGGAATTACCGCAATTGGACGATCGGATTGAAGTCTGCAGCGGCAATCTGGACGATCCGAGCGACTTGTACGCCAGCGGGGACGTGGCGATTCAACCGTCCAAAATGGAAGGCATTGGCTTTATGGCGATCGAGGCGGTGTGCAGCGGCATTCCTACCCTCACGATCGATTACCCTCCCATGAACGAATTTGTACGGCAACCGCAACTGTTAGCGCGAACCCGCTGGTTTAAACGCAAAGCTTTTGCCAGCCAGTGGGTCAAGCAGGCCCATCTGAAGCTACCTCGGATTGACGATTTGGCTCTGAGAGTTGATTGGTGCGCCAGCCACGATCTAGGAGAGATTTCCCGCGCCAATCGAGCTTTTGCAGAAGCGACTTTCGGGCGCGATCTCCAGATTCAACGCTGGTCCGAGCTGCTGAATGCGTTATGTGGCGATCGCCTAGAAGCCTACCTCGCAACGCTGCCAGCTTTACCCGAATGA
- a CDS encoding SDR family NAD(P)-dependent oxidoreductase, whose amino-acid sequence MAVLGETNCTTALVVGASRGIGLGFVRQLLEQAQFKTIFATYRHADRALELLELRDRHPDLLACIAADVTDERQIEAAVAQIGQRVERLHLAIHCVGILHDESMAPEKSLRQIETQQLARYFQVNSIPAVLWAKHLLPLFKHGDRSVLACISAKVGSIDDNHLGGWYGYRASKAALNMLMRTAAIEYRRKSPETLVALLHPGTTDTELSQPFQANVPPEKLFSVNRTVTQLLEVIAGLGQDDSGQFFSWDGSRLPW is encoded by the coding sequence GTGGCGGTTTTGGGAGAGACGAATTGTACGACGGCATTGGTGGTGGGGGCCAGTCGCGGCATTGGCTTGGGATTTGTAAGGCAATTGCTGGAGCAGGCGCAATTTAAAACGATTTTTGCCACCTATCGCCATGCCGATCGAGCGTTGGAATTATTGGAATTGCGCGATCGCCATCCCGATCTCCTTGCCTGCATCGCCGCAGACGTGACGGATGAACGGCAGATTGAAGCGGCGGTTGCTCAGATCGGACAGCGGGTCGAGCGGTTGCATTTAGCGATCCACTGTGTCGGCATTCTGCACGATGAATCTATGGCCCCAGAAAAGAGCTTGCGGCAGATCGAAACTCAGCAATTAGCCCGTTATTTTCAGGTCAATAGCATTCCAGCGGTCCTCTGGGCCAAACATTTGTTGCCGCTGTTCAAACATGGCGATCGCAGTGTCTTAGCCTGTATTTCGGCCAAGGTGGGCAGCATTGACGATAACCACCTGGGGGGATGGTATGGCTATCGAGCTTCGAAGGCCGCGTTAAATATGTTGATGCGCACAGCGGCGATCGAATACCGTCGCAAGAGCCCGGAAACGCTGGTGGCCCTCCTCCATCCCGGCACCACAGACACCGAGTTGTCGCAGCCCTTTCAAGCCAACGTTCCCCCCGAAAAGCTATTTTCAGTCAACCGTACCGTCACGCAGTTATTGGAAGTCATTGCAGGCTTGGGGCAGGATGATAGCGGTCAGTTTTTCTCGTGGGATGGCAGCCGCTTGCCTTGGTAG
- the atpC gene encoding ATP synthase F1 subunit epsilon has protein sequence MTLSVQVIGPDSTVWDAPADEVILPATSGQLGILTNHAPLLTALGSGVMRLRSQGQWTAIAVMGGLAEIEDNTVSVLVKRAVSGGDVDTAAAQAALEEANATLANSADAQERLQAQQAQQEANSLLQAANMQVKTTL, from the coding sequence GTGACGCTGTCTGTTCAGGTAATCGGTCCGGATTCCACCGTGTGGGATGCACCTGCTGATGAAGTGATTTTGCCTGCCACATCGGGGCAATTGGGGATTTTGACCAATCACGCACCGCTACTGACAGCGTTGGGCTCGGGAGTGATGCGCCTGCGCTCGCAAGGCCAGTGGACGGCGATCGCCGTCATGGGCGGTTTGGCAGAAATTGAAGACAATACGGTTTCCGTTCTGGTCAAGCGGGCTGTGTCTGGCGGCGATGTCGATACGGCAGCCGCACAGGCCGCCCTAGAGGAGGCGAATGCGACTTTAGCGAACAGCGCCGATGCCCAAGAGCGCCTGCAAGCTCAACAGGCTCAGCAAGAAGCGAACAGCCTGTTGCAGGCGGCAAACATGCAGGTTAAGACCACCCTGTAA
- a CDS encoding Gfo/Idh/MocA family protein, which produces MVIRVGAIGCGAVSELYYSPALQELERLGQVQVVSLFDPDTARFETVRQAFPQAKRAATVEDMVPEIDLAIVASPVRFHAQQSVQLLDAGVAVLCEKPMAATVAEAQQMLAAAERSQKPLAIGLFRRFFPAARAIKAAIATGSLGSVTSFQFSEGGKFNWPTRSAAFFSPQAPGGVLFDLGVHLLDLMLWWFGDPCSTNYRDDGMGGVEINSHLQCEFPAGFLGQVRMSWDSPLPNRYLIQFERGWLSWRVGDAGGLQMGLQDVPLGFEMQLREERRQGNQPALGDAAHTYAQCFIDQLLNVCAAVRGEADLEVPAREGIRSLRLLGQCYAQRQLVEMPWLSEVEWQRAAELQAERGLAGADR; this is translated from the coding sequence ATGGTGATTAGAGTGGGGGCGATCGGTTGCGGTGCAGTATCGGAGCTGTATTATTCGCCTGCGCTACAGGAGCTAGAGCGATTGGGGCAGGTGCAGGTGGTTTCCCTCTTCGATCCCGATACAGCTCGCTTCGAGACGGTGCGGCAGGCGTTTCCCCAGGCCAAACGGGCGGCAACGGTCGAGGACATGGTGCCCGAGATCGATCTGGCGATCGTGGCCTCTCCCGTGCGCTTTCACGCCCAGCAGTCGGTGCAGTTGCTCGACGCTGGCGTGGCGGTCTTGTGCGAGAAACCGATGGCCGCTACGGTGGCCGAGGCCCAGCAGATGCTGGCAGCGGCAGAGCGCAGTCAAAAACCGCTTGCCATCGGCCTGTTTCGCCGCTTTTTTCCGGCGGCACGAGCGATTAAAGCGGCGATCGCCACTGGGTCTCTAGGAAGCGTCACCAGCTTTCAATTTAGCGAGGGCGGAAAATTTAATTGGCCCACCCGTTCGGCCGCCTTTTTTAGCCCCCAAGCCCCCGGCGGAGTTCTGTTTGACCTGGGGGTTCACCTACTCGACTTGATGCTGTGGTGGTTTGGCGATCCCTGCAGCACCAACTATCGCGACGATGGCATGGGCGGCGTCGAGATCAATAGCCACCTGCAGTGCGAATTTCCAGCCGGGTTTTTGGGCCAAGTGCGCATGAGTTGGGACAGCCCGCTACCCAATCGTTATCTGATTCAGTTCGAGCGGGGCTGGCTGAGCTGGAGGGTGGGAGATGCCGGTGGCTTGCAAATGGGGCTGCAAGATGTGCCGTTGGGGTTCGAGATGCAGTTGCGCGAGGAACGGAGGCAGGGCAATCAGCCCGCTCTGGGAGACGCTGCCCATACCTACGCTCAATGTTTTATCGATCAGCTATTGAATGTCTGTGCTGCTGTCAGGGGGGAGGCCGACTTAGAGGTTCCGGCTCGCGAAGGCATCCGCAGCCTGAGATTACTGGGGCAGTGTTACGCCCAACGACAACTGGTGGAGATGCCCTGGCTCTCAGAGGTAGAGTGGCAGCGGGCGGCAGAGTTGCAGGCAGAGCGAGGACTGGCGGGGGCCGATCGATAA
- the hisB gene encoding imidazoleglycerol-phosphate dehydratase HisB, whose product MSSPVNSPPRVTPLCRTAEVHRRTGETDVCVRLGLDGSGQHQVRTGIPFLDHMLVQLSTHGLFDLEIEAVGDLEIDDHHTNEDVGITLGQAFAKALSDRQGIHRFGHFWAPLDESLVQVVLDFSGRPHLSYGLEIPTQRIGTYDTQLVREFFQGFVNHAQVTLHIRQADGINSHHIVEATFKAFARALRAATEIDPRRAAKIPSSKGVL is encoded by the coding sequence ATGTCATCTCCTGTTAACTCTCCCCCGCGAGTAACCCCTCTCTGCCGCACTGCCGAGGTTCATCGACGCACGGGCGAAACCGATGTCTGCGTCAGGCTGGGCCTAGACGGTAGCGGTCAGCACCAAGTGAGAACCGGGATTCCCTTTTTGGATCACATGTTGGTGCAGTTGAGCACCCACGGCCTGTTTGATTTGGAGATCGAAGCTGTGGGAGATTTGGAGATTGACGACCACCACACGAATGAAGATGTCGGGATTACTTTAGGGCAGGCATTTGCCAAGGCCCTGAGCGATCGCCAAGGCATTCATCGCTTCGGTCATTTTTGGGCTCCCTTAGACGAGTCCCTCGTCCAGGTGGTTTTAGACTTTTCCGGGCGGCCCCATCTCAGCTACGGGCTAGAGATTCCCACACAGCGGATTGGCACCTACGACACCCAGTTGGTGCGCGAATTTTTTCAAGGGTTTGTCAACCACGCCCAGGTGACCCTGCACATTCGTCAGGCGGACGGGATCAACTCCCACCATATTGTGGAGGCGACGTTTAAGGCATTTGCCCGAGCCTTGCGCGCGGCCACTGAAATCGACCCGCGTCGAGCCGCCAAAATCCCCAGTTCGAAAGGGGTACTCTAG
- a CDS encoding TrkH family potassium uptake protein: MQVPSSWWQRFSRSLTPPQTICLGFLATILVGTVLLMLPWSTAAGEWNHWLMALFTSTSAVCVTGLIVADTGTHFSPFGQMVLLALIQVGGLGYMTATSFLLLIVGRRLSLRDRTTMRETVGAALGSSTALQLVSAIVGMTALFESLGALLLAQVWVPQLGWKTGLWVSVFHSVSAFNNAGFSLFSNSMVGYQTNYITIFTLSALIVLGGIGFSIIYELYEWSRRIWLGDRSIQRENFTLNFKVAVSTSLLLLLAGTAFFLGTEWDNPETLGSLSFADRLLAALFQSVTARTAGFNSIHQSALESSSLFVVIILMFIGASPGGTGGGVKTTTLGTLLACTRSALRGGDSSVLVFRRTVPETLVNKAVGILMGSAMLVALSTTLLSLIDGDRFAFLDLLFEAVSAYATVGLSALNTADLSPLSHLVLIPTMYCGRVGILLLVSALYREPAASQLIKYPEETFLIG, translated from the coding sequence ATGCAGGTTCCCTCCAGTTGGTGGCAGCGCTTCTCGCGATCGCTGACCCCGCCTCAAACCATCTGCCTGGGTTTTTTAGCCACAATCTTGGTGGGTACCGTTCTATTGATGTTGCCTTGGTCGACAGCAGCAGGAGAGTGGAACCACTGGCTGATGGCTCTGTTTACCTCCACATCTGCCGTTTGCGTGACGGGACTGATAGTGGCAGATACTGGCACTCATTTTTCGCCATTCGGCCAGATGGTCCTGTTAGCTCTCATTCAGGTGGGGGGCTTGGGCTACATGACTGCCACCAGCTTTCTGCTCTTAATTGTGGGGCGGCGGCTCAGTTTGCGCGATCGCACGACGATGCGAGAGACCGTCGGCGCGGCACTGGGCAGTTCGACCGCGTTGCAACTGGTGTCTGCCATTGTGGGTATGACGGCGCTATTCGAGTCACTGGGAGCCTTGCTACTCGCTCAAGTGTGGGTGCCGCAACTGGGCTGGAAAACTGGGCTGTGGGTATCTGTGTTCCATAGTGTGAGTGCATTTAACAATGCAGGGTTCAGTCTGTTCTCCAACAGTATGGTGGGTTATCAGACGAATTACATCACCATCTTTACCCTCTCGGCTTTGATTGTGCTGGGGGGGATTGGCTTTAGTATCATCTACGAACTTTACGAGTGGTCGCGGCGCATTTGGCTGGGCGATCGGTCGATCCAGCGGGAAAATTTCACCCTCAACTTTAAAGTGGCCGTCTCCACTAGCCTGCTGCTGCTATTGGCCGGAACGGCATTCTTTTTGGGCACGGAATGGGATAATCCCGAGACATTAGGCAGTCTCTCCTTCGCAGATCGTTTACTAGCTGCTCTGTTCCAATCAGTGACGGCCCGGACTGCCGGGTTCAATAGTATTCACCAATCGGCACTGGAGTCCTCCTCACTGTTTGTCGTCATCATTTTGATGTTTATCGGTGCCAGTCCGGGGGGGACGGGCGGAGGTGTTAAAACCACCACGTTGGGGACGTTATTGGCCTGTACCCGCTCTGCTTTGCGGGGGGGGGATTCCTCCGTCTTGGTGTTTCGACGAACCGTGCCGGAAACACTGGTCAATAAGGCGGTGGGCATTTTGATGGGATCGGCAATGCTGGTGGCCTTGTCTACGACGCTGCTGTCTCTAATCGATGGCGATCGCTTTGCGTTTCTGGATCTGCTATTCGAAGCTGTATCGGCCTACGCAACAGTGGGGCTATCCGCTCTCAATACAGCCGATTTATCCCCCCTCTCCCATCTCGTGCTAATTCCCACGATGTATTGTGGACGAGTCGGAATTTTGCTACTCGTCAGTGCGCTGTATCGAGAACCTGCCGCCAGTCAATTAATCAAATATCCCGAAGAAACGTTTTTAATCGGTTAG
- a CDS encoding NAD(P)-dependent oxidoreductase has translation MGMELAIVGASGFVGSRAVEWFGLGGRATVRPIVRSYASLARVARFPLDCRIADAGDEAALTEALRGCDMLLHSVVGNPQLVVDTAAVAYRAAQAAGVRRLVFLSSASVHGQNPAAGTDETSPLSDRQYFAYNNAKVRAERKLQQLRRNGAVELVILRPSIVFGPRSRWVLELAKQLLEGSAYLVNGGTGICNSIYVDNLLQAVELAATVAGIDGEVFLVGDRERVTWAEFYAPFARAFGVELDSLLRPEAPAAFHKSWRDRLGSLRAAPATQALLPLFPSRLKQLVKGAIAGWQQRPRPSGWRMPAPASPQVPAEIACLQQCQYSLPWDKARRLMGYEPTVSFEEGCRRSIGWLDFAGYPVVHHDD, from the coding sequence ATGGGGATGGAATTGGCGATTGTGGGAGCCAGCGGCTTTGTGGGCAGCCGTGCAGTGGAATGGTTTGGTTTGGGGGGCAGGGCGACGGTGCGACCGATTGTGCGCTCCTATGCCAGCCTCGCCCGCGTCGCGCGATTTCCATTGGATTGTCGGATTGCCGATGCTGGCGATGAGGCAGCGCTGACGGAGGCATTGCGAGGATGCGACATGTTGTTGCATTCAGTGGTGGGGAATCCGCAGTTAGTTGTCGACACGGCGGCGGTGGCCTATCGGGCGGCACAGGCGGCGGGGGTGCGGCGGTTGGTATTTTTGAGTTCGGCCTCGGTCCACGGGCAAAATCCGGCAGCGGGCACAGATGAAACGTCCCCTCTGAGCGATCGCCAATATTTCGCTTACAACAACGCCAAAGTCAGGGCCGAGCGCAAGCTACAGCAGTTGCGCCGCAATGGCGCAGTCGAGCTGGTTATCCTGCGTCCCAGTATTGTTTTCGGGCCGCGATCGCGCTGGGTCTTGGAGTTGGCGAAGCAATTGCTGGAGGGCAGTGCCTATCTGGTCAATGGGGGAACGGGCATCTGCAATAGTATTTATGTCGATAACCTCCTGCAGGCGGTGGAGTTGGCCGCCACTGTCGCAGGCATCGATGGAGAGGTGTTTTTAGTGGGCGATCGCGAGCGGGTCACTTGGGCCGAGTTTTACGCTCCCTTCGCCCGTGCTTTTGGAGTCGAGCTCGACAGCCTGCTTCGCCCGGAGGCCCCAGCCGCCTTCCACAAAAGTTGGCGCGATCGTCTCGGCAGCCTGCGTGCCGCTCCCGCCACTCAGGCACTGTTACCCCTGTTCCCCAGCCGACTCAAACAGCTTGTCAAGGGGGCGATCGCTGGCTGGCAGCAGCGCCCCCGCCCCTCCGGCTGGCGCATGCCCGCCCCTGCCTCCCCGCAGGTACCGGCAGAAATTGCCTGTTTGCAGCAATGCCAATACTCCCTCCCTTGGGATAAGGCCCGCCGCCTGATGGGATACGAGCCAACGGTCAGTTTTGAGGAAGGCTGCCGCCGCTCAATCGGCTGGCTCGACTTTGCAGGTTATCCGGTAGTTCATCACGATGACTAA